The genomic DNA CTTAAGTGTATATTCTTTGAAAAAATAGAAACATCTTTTTCTTTAAATTTATTTGTAATAGCTATTACCTCTAAAGTATCAATATTTGTTAATGTCTTATATGAAAAGTTATTAATTTCTCCCGCTAAACTTCTTAAGTTAGTAAAATTGCTATAATCAATTTTCTTATTTGTTGAACTTATTTTTTCAAGATGCTTTAAACTATATAACCCTTTTATATCTTTAACATGTTTACTTAAAATATTTACAGCTTTTATAGACTTTAAATCATAGTTATTCAAAAAATCTATATTATTTAACTCATACTCATCGGTAAAAGTTATTGTATTAAAATCAGTATCGCTTAATAATTCATTTACATTTTCTTCAATGAAATTGGAATTTACAAAAACAGTATTAGCTATAAATAATTCATTATTTAATTTCGTTAATGACTTACGAAATTTTGTGTTATCCCTTATCTGAATTTCACCTTTGGTCATACTCTTTATATATTTTAATTTGTTCCTGGTGCATTTATTATATTTAAAAGATTTTCAATACCATCAGCTTCTTGTATAAACCTTCTTTCCATTGCGTTTATACTAAAATCTATACTGGAATCGAATTCAAAAAACTCTACTTTATCTAATGTTCTTCCTGGTGCTTTTGGTCCTCTTTTTGATGTTCCTTCGACTAATTCAACTAAAGACCTTTTCGTTCTTTGTGCAAATCCGTTAACCCCTGCAGCTTGTCCTATATATACTGAACCATCTGTCATAGTAAATCTATAAATACCTTTTGCTTTTTGTAAAGCGTTTTGAATAGATCCTCTAACAAGAAGTTCTGCTTTTGTCATTGTTTTAGTAGCTGTTTGCGTAACTGTCTGTGTTGCAGTTTGTCTTGCAACATCATCAACAACAGAAATTGGAGGAGCCAAATCAGCCAAAGGAAGCTTAGGCGGGGTAATCCTTTTAATACTCTTAAGTAAGCCCGTTCCTTTAGCTCCTATTGCGTAATCAAGTGCTGCGAAAGTAGCATTACCCTGTTTTCTTCCACCGTCTTCATCAAGGAAATCCTTTATTTGTCCAGCAGGTTGTAAACTCTGAGAAACCTCTGTCAAACCAATAGCCATGGCTTTAAGAGAACCTCCCGGGTTATCTTTTATGGCTTTTACTGTTTTTGTGTCTAAAAGATACCCTCCCGTTACTTGGTCTATTGGACTAGCTTTTGCATACGTAGTGATAATATCACTAGCGAAATCGACCGTACTTTCAACATTATCCAGAAGAGCCGTTCCGTAATCTGTCCACCATTTCTTCTTCCAAATTTCCCTACCTTCTAACTCTGTAGCATCTATTACTCTATTCTCACTAAAAACATAAGGCGAATTATGTGGGAAATGAAACGCTAACGGGTCTAAAGATAAAAACCGTCCAACCCTTGGGTCGTGCATCCTAAACTTATAGTTCAAAGAACTTCCCGGAGAGCCTTTAACCTCATTGTCCATCTCCTGTCCCTGGAAGCCATACCTGTAGTCGCCATCGCCCTGGTGGTTGCGGTTGGGCAGTATCATACCAAAAGGATAGTAATCAAAAACTCGAAAACATTAGTATTTATAAGAACGTATCCGTTTTTTAATTATTAAAAAACGAGCATTTTTAAGCGATTTCTGATTATTTTTTAATGGAAAACGCAGAAAACTACAGCATAAATGTATTAATTAAAATAATGAAAAATAAACTTTAATGGTTTTAATTTTTCTCTGGTTAACCATTAACTGATGGTACAGGATAATAATAAAAAACCATCACTTTAATAAGGCAAAACCCTAGCTGTATTTTTTAAGTTACTTATACTTTAGCTATTTAAGTATTTATAACTGATGAAAAGAATAATAGGCATTATAATATGTTCTACGTTGTGTTTTGCTTTTTCTGCCGATGTGCAGAGAAAAGTAATTAGAGATAACGGTTTTGATATAGAATGCTATGTAGCATTGGAAAAACAAACCAATTTTAATAAAAATAAAACATACTATTGGTTTAAATCTGGCCAAATACATCAATCGATGTCAACTTCAGGTGGACTTGTGTTGCATAAGGAGTATTCTAAATACTATAAATCTAAACAGTTGGCAGAACAAGGTACTTTTAGTTTTGGTTTAAAGATTGGAGACTGGAAAACATGGCATACAAATGGAAAATTAAAGACTCATGGAGCTTGGGTAAACGGATATAAAAATGGCCGCTTTAAAGCTTATGATTCGCTTGGGAATTTAATGGTTAAAGGTGATTATAAAAATAACCTAAAAGCAGGTTATTGGATTGATTTTACAAAAAAAGACACCACTTATCATAAAAACAATTTTGAATTTAAAGAAAGACCTAAAAACCTTGTAGAACGCATACTTAGAAAACGAGATTCTCTGGAAAAAATTCAAATTAAAGTAGACAGACTAACAAAAAGAAAGAATGACTCTATAAATAGAGTGAAATTAAAATTAAAAAGGTTAAACAAAAAACGAAGCGACTCTATTAAAAGAAGGCAAGCCAAATTAAAGAGACTAGAGCAAAAGAAAATGGATTCTATAAATAAGAGTAAGGGCAAGCCGTCTTCTAAAAAGAACTTTTTTAATAAGTTATTTAAAGCAAAGAACAAATAAAATTTTGATACCATTCTAAGCCATGTCTTTAGGTGCTCTATCCCAGAAACGTATTATTTAACCTCTAAGATGTTTTCCCAATTGTCAAGTAATTCATCACAGATTTTATTAAACTTTTTTTTCATAAAAGGATGGATTAAAACATTGTAAATTTTCTGTTTATATATGAAATCAAATTGCATAATAATTTTGGTTTCATGTTCAGATACGGCTTGAACTTTCCATGTACCTTTTAGAGATTTTAAAGGATAAGGATAATCTTCAGCATCCGTATTAACCTGAAATGTATATTGTTCACCTGCTTCCCATAGAATGGCTACTTCTGTCCAGCTATTCGTTTTATGTGAACAACTTCTAATCATGCCTTTGTCTTCACCAGATATAATCGTTACACTATCAATATTAGGAGCAACCTTATGATAGTTTGAAACATCTGAAATAACCTTCCAGGTATTTTCTTTTGTGGCATTTATTATTCTTTCATATGTTAAGTGCTTTAGACCTTTGTTATTTAAAGTGTCAACCTGAGCAAGCCCAATAGTTTGCCCAATACCAAAAAAGAGAACAAGAAACATGACAATGGTTATTATCTGATAACCAATAACTGAAATATTGAATGGTTTTATAATTACAATGGCCAAACTAGCTAATACCCATATGAAATCCTGAACAATAATATAAAATACGGCATGAGGTTTTGGATTTCTTATTTCAATGCCTATAGAATACGAAAAATAGAGAAGACCTAATCCGATGATCCAAAAAACGGTTGGGGTTTGCTTACCAAACCAGGTAGCAATGGTATTAAAGAATAAAATAAGAGAAATGCCTGTTGCGAATGAAAAAATAGCGTTACATAGCAATGTAATTTGTAAAAAGCTCATAATGTGTTGTATTTTGTGTTTCTACAAATGTCTTACGACTTACATTATTCTCTCTTGACAAATGTCAAGAATTTGACTGAGCTAATTTATTTCTTAATCTGCTTAATGATTCTGGTGTGATTCCGAGCATAGAGGCAATATGTTGAAGCGGAACATGATTAAAAAGCGCCGGTTCTTCTTTGAGTAAAGTTTCAAATCTTTGCTGTGCTGTTGTATGTAATTGGGCAAACATACTGCGCTCCAATAAAGCAAAAGAATGTGCAAGTAATACGTTGTCAAACTCTAACCATTTAGGCTGTTCCTTGCAAAGTTTAAAATGATTTTCCCTACTAATAACGTAAAGTGTACAATCAGTTAATGCTTGTATATTCCAATAATTTTCTGATTCGAAAATAAAACTGGAAAGTGACGTTATAAACTTTCCATTACTACCAATCCAAAAGGTAATTTCTTTTCCTTCGGCGATATCATACATTCTTAAGTATCCCGATTCGATAAATGCCATTTTCCTGCAAATTTTTCCCGATTCTGAAAAAAATGCCCCCTTCTTTATTTTTATAATTTCAAAATAAGAAATTATGGAATCTAAAGAATCATTATCAATATTAATTTTATCTGAAATACAACATCTTAGTGGTTCCATTTTTTCTAATTATAACGATTGTAATCCAAAGGGATTGTTTTTTTATTAAAACTTAATGATTCATCTTGGTTTTTATTTTCCGGATTAAAACCACAGCAATAGCACCACCAATAAAAGACACGAAAAGATTTAGAGCAAACAAACCAATATGAACATCTCCAAATTGAATGATTGATTTGGGATCAAAGCCTAGACTACCTAAAGATTTAAGTAAAAAAATACTGCCAAAAACACCGGCGATGGTATTACCAATAATTCCTAATGAATATATCTTAAAAATATACCCTGTAATATTTGCTCCGATAATTCCAACCAAAATGCTTATTAGAGAAATTAAAGTATCTGTCATAGACGTATGTATTACACTTAAATTGGTATTAATGACCATAATCCATGTTATCAATTTTTCCTCCCATGAGCCTTTTCTGAATAATCATATATACAAATAGAAGAATAAAACCAATAATACCCCAATTAAGAGCCACGGATAATCCATACTCTGGTGCAGCGGTATTGTAAATAGTTAATGATTCATTTAACGCGTTATTAGAAGGTAACATGGCTGGAAATATGGAGGCCAAAGACGAAGCGATACCTCCAAGTATTAGCAATGTAGAGAAAACAAAACCATAGATGTCTTTTTTTAACTTTTTAATAAAAAATAATCCAATTAATCCAGAGATATAAATGATAGGAAATACGATTAGAAAAGGAGTTTCAATAAAATTGTCTAAAGAATTTGGATTGATTATTTGCCAGACGATTAAAGAAAAGACCGTTAATACAGATAGGGCTATATTTAATCTAAAGATGACTGTTTTAAGCTGGTTATTTATAGATGCGTTTGTTTTTAAAATAATCCAATTGGCACCGTGGATAGCTAAAGTAACCAGTGTAATTAAACCAATAATGATTGTAAACCAATCTATCACACCGGGAGATTCGTTCAAAGGACTAAAGTTAGAACTCCATAAAGGTAGGAAAAAGTAATGCCCTTCATATGTAGATACTCCGTTCTCGACACCTCCTAAATTAACACCTCTTACTATGTTACCCAAAGCAATACCAAAAAACAATGCTAATAGGAAACTTGAAACGCCAAAAGCTTTATCCCAAATATCTTTCCACATTTGATAATCAAACTGACCTCTAAACTCTAATCCAATGGCTCTGAATATAATTAACCATAAAACAATCATTAACGGCAGATAGAAACCACTAAAAACAGAAGCGTAGAATGTTGGAAAAGCCATAAAAAGCATACCTCCGGCAGCAACCAACCAAACTTCATTAGAATCCCAGAATAATCCGGCAGATTTAGTAATAACTTCTTTATCTTTTTCTGTTTTGGCATAAAATAAATGAATGATTCCTGCTCCAAAATCATAACCATCTAATACAAAAAATACAACCAATACAACTGCTATGATGATAAACCAAAATATTTCCATAATTTAATGTGTTTGAGGTTTAGGACCCTGATGAATCGTTTTACCTACCAATATTAAAAATAATAAGCCGAGTAGTAGATATATGGCTACAAAGCCTAATAGTGTAAATAAAGTGTTTCCTGAAGAAACTGTGGGGGAGATGCCTTCACTCGTTTTTAGCAAGCCATAAACTAAATAGGGCTGTCTGCCTAACTCGGCAACATACCAGCCTGTTATATTGGCGATATACGGAAATGGTACCAAAAACATGATAAACCAAAGTAAAGGCTTCATATTGAATAGTTTTCTCCGCCATAAAAAGAATACTGCCGACCCCATGATACCAATAAAAATAGTACCTAAGCCTACCATAATATGATACGAATAATAAAGTGCCGGGATATTGTCGGGTAGTTCTTCTTGTTTAAATTGGTCCATTCCGGGAATTTGCTTGTCCCATTTTTGGTAGGTTAAAAAACTTAATATGTTTGGTACGGCAATCTTATTATCTAATTTTTTCTCAACCATATTGGGTTGACCGATTAGAACAATTTCGGCTCCCGCTTCCTCGGTTTCAAAAATACCTTCCATGGCAGCAAATGATGCGGGTTGATATTTTGCCACATTTTAGCATTCCAATCTCCTGTGGGAAAAGCTAAAAGAATACTTGATACCAATCCAAATACAACACCTGTTTTTAAAAGTAGTTTACCGTATTCTAAATTTTTGTTTCTTAGTATATAAAAAGCTCCTATACTAGCCACAACAAAAGAAGAGGTGGACAACAGAAGCAAACTGATTATGTAAAAAAGCAGGAAGTAGCCAGGGATTGCTGAAAAGAGAAGAAAAATTTTCTAAAACAAAATTTGCCGTTATCCAATATTCATAGCCTACAGGATGTTGCATCCAGGCATTAGTTCGCTAATATAAACCAACCACTTCCCCAAGAGCCCAGAAAAACTAAAAAACCGTCAAAAAGTGTAATTTTTGACCCATTAGTTCTCTCCGAAAATAAAAAGGCTAAAAAGAAGACTCTAAGAAGAAGGAAAACATGCCTTCCATGGCTAAAGTTTGACCAATAATACTGCCTGTAAGTTCCGAGAACTTGCCCAATTAGTACCGA from Flavivirga spongiicola includes the following:
- a CDS encoding toxin-antitoxin system YwqK family antitoxin; translation: MKRIIGIIICSTLCFAFSADVQRKVIRDNGFDIECYVALEKQTNFNKNKTYYWFKSGQIHQSMSTSGGLVLHKEYSKYYKSKQLAEQGTFSFGLKIGDWKTWHTNGKLKTHGAWVNGYKNGRFKAYDSLGNLMVKGDYKNNLKAGYWIDFTKKDTTYHKNNFEFKERPKNLVERILRKRDSLEKIQIKVDRLTKRKNDSINRVKLKLKRLNKKRSDSIKRRQAKLKRLEQKKMDSINKSKGKPSSKKNFFNKLFKAKNK
- a CDS encoding type II toxin-antitoxin system RatA family toxin, which encodes MSFLQITLLCNAIFSFATGISLILFFNTIATWFGKQTPTVFWIIGLGLLYFSYSIGIEIRNPKPHAVFYIIVQDFIWVLASLAIVIIKPFNISVIGYQIITIVMFLVLFFGIGQTIGLAQVDTLNNKGLKHLTYERIINATKENTWKVISDVSNYHKVAPNIDSVTIISGEDKGMIRSCSHKTNSWTEVAILWEAGEQYTFQVNTDAEDYPYPLKSLKGTWKVQAVSEHETKIIMQFDFIYKQKIYNVLIHPFMKKKFNKICDELLDNWENILEVK
- a CDS encoding Crp/Fnr family transcriptional regulator, translating into MEPLRCCISDKINIDNDSLDSIISYFEIIKIKKGAFFSESGKICRKMAFIESGYLRMYDIAEGKEITFWIGSNGKFITSLSSFIFESENYWNIQALTDCTLYVISRENHFKLCKEQPKWLEFDNVLLAHSFALLERSMFAQLHTTAQQRFETLLKEEPALFNHVPLQHIASMLGITPESLSRLRNKLAQSNS
- the cydB gene encoding cytochrome d ubiquinol oxidase subunit II, giving the protein MEIFWFIIIAVVLVVFFVLDGYDFGAGIIHLFYAKTEKDKEVITKSAGLFWDSNEVWLVAAGGMLFMAFPTFYASVFSGFYLPLMIVLWLIIFRAIGLEFRGQFDYQMWKDIWDKAFGVSSFLLALFFGIALGNIVRGVNLGGVENGVSTYEGHYFFLPLWSSNFSPLNESPGVIDWFTIIIGLITLVTLAIHGANWIILKTNASINNQLKTVIFRLNIALSVLTVFSLIVWQIINPNSLDNFIETPFLIVFPIIYISGLIGLFFIKKLKKDIYGFVFSTLLILGGIASSLASIFPAMLPSNNALNESLTIYNTAAPEYGLSVALNWGIIGFILLFVYMIIQKRLMGGKIDNMDYGH